One part of the Arabidopsis thaliana chromosome 1 sequence genome encodes these proteins:
- the THI2.1 gene encoding thionin 2.1 (thionin 2.1 (THI2.1); FUNCTIONS IN: toxin receptor binding; INVOLVED IN: response to jasmonic acid stimulus, defense response, jasmonic acid mediated signaling pathway; LOCATED IN: endomembrane system; EXPRESSED IN: 15 plant structures; EXPRESSED DURING: 9 growth stages; CONTAINS InterPro DOMAIN/s: Thionin (InterPro:IPR001010); BEST Arabidopsis thaliana protein match is: Plant thionin (TAIR:AT1G66100.1); Has 198 Blast hits to 198 proteins in 27 species: Archae - 0; Bacteria - 0; Metazoa - 0; Fungi - 0; Plants - 198; Viruses - 0; Other Eukaryotes - 0 (source: NCBI BLink).): protein MKGRILILSLLIMSLVMAQVQVEAKICCPSNQARNGYSVCRIRFSKGRCMQVSGCQNSDTCPRGWVNAILENSADATNEHCKLGCETSVCGAMNTLQNSDASEIVNGASEQCAKGCSIFCTKSYVVPPGPPKLL from the exons ATGAAAGgaagaattttgattttgagtttgcTCATAATGAGTCTGGTCATGGCACAAGTTCAAGTAGAAGCAAAGATCTGCTGCCCTTCCAACCAAGCTAGAAATGGCTATAGTGTATGCCGTATAAGGTTTTCCAAGGGAAGGTGTATGCAAGTGAGTGGATGCCAAAACTCTGATACATGCCCTCGAGGTTGGGTAAACGCCATTCTCGAAAACTCAG ctGATGCTACCAATGAGCACTGCAAGTTAGGGTGTGAAACTTCTGTGTGTGGTGCCATGAACACTCTCCAGAACTCTG ATGCAAGTGAAATTGTGAATGGAGCGTCGGAACAATGTGCCAAGGGATGTTCTATTTTCTGTACCAAGAGCTATGTAGTCCCACCTGGGCCGCCTAAACTGTTGTAA